A genome region from Maridesulfovibrio salexigens DSM 2638 includes the following:
- a CDS encoding M23 family metallopeptidase — MLSKKYHVVIFKNPCDNARKFQLRGWIFFFIFALIAGLAGGNIYLWKYYQNYSGLENNLARAEKAVQEQKAQLISLSQKMQNISQDLDRVHNFDSKLRVMINLDQGNVQNVAPKGGSTGADFSNSYLPLYRQELLVRKMHDFLAQLSTEAKLEEVRQQEIIHSMRSKQDALDATPSIWPAEGWVTSPFGWRSSPFTGKREYHKGIDISCPTGTPIYAPAKGTISFSGVQGGYGKLVKINHGANLSTRYGHMKQPIVKKGQEVTRGELIGYAGNTGRSTGPHVHYEVRLGGVPVNPMRYILN, encoded by the coding sequence ATGCTATCAAAAAAATACCACGTAGTTATATTTAAAAACCCCTGCGACAATGCCCGTAAATTTCAGCTCCGCGGCTGGATATTCTTTTTCATCTTCGCTCTTATCGCAGGCCTAGCCGGAGGAAACATATACCTCTGGAAGTATTACCAAAACTATTCAGGACTGGAAAACAATCTGGCCCGTGCCGAAAAAGCTGTACAGGAGCAAAAGGCACAGCTCATCTCTCTTTCACAGAAGATGCAGAACATTTCACAGGACCTCGACCGGGTTCACAACTTTGACTCCAAATTACGCGTAATGATCAACCTCGACCAAGGCAACGTTCAAAACGTAGCCCCTAAAGGCGGATCAACCGGAGCCGATTTTTCCAACAGTTACCTGCCTCTGTACAGACAGGAATTGCTTGTCCGCAAAATGCACGATTTTCTCGCGCAACTCAGCACAGAAGCAAAGCTGGAGGAAGTGCGCCAGCAGGAAATCATCCACTCGATGCGTTCCAAACAGGATGCTTTGGATGCAACACCGTCCATCTGGCCTGCAGAAGGCTGGGTAACTTCACCTTTCGGTTGGAGAAGCTCACCTTTCACCGGCAAACGTGAATATCACAAAGGTATTGATATTTCCTGCCCCACCGGAACCCCCATCTATGCTCCGGCCAAAGGAACCATCTCTTTTTCCGGCGTTCAGGGCGGATACGGCAAGCTGGTAAAAATCAACCACGGAGCCAACCTCTCCACCCGCTACGGACATATGAAACAGCCCATAGTAAAGAAAGGACAAGAGGTAACCCGAGGTGAACTTATCGGTTACGCAGGTAACACCGGTCGTTCCACCGGCCCGCATGTTCACTACGAGGTAAGACTTGGCGGTGTTCCGGTAAACCCAATGCGTTACATACTTAACTAA
- the fliR gene encoding flagellar biosynthetic protein FliR — MTFFNFNPSDLMSFYLTLFRVSIVLFLLPFFGGNSIPKTVKAALTIVLTLGIWPHVTFEGSLMPASPYNIALMILGEMVLGLVMGISVHVMFAAIQTGGNLIGVQMGFSMVNVLDPLTGTNEAVTAHFLYMCAILVFLSINGHLYLMSAMVESFKYIPPGQIFISSTLTSQIMSISKDLFVLAVKVASPIIATIFVVDLGLALISKMAPQMNVLMLGFPLKILAGFFVLSLVFTVLSLHVGEFVADLPKYLLSIIKAGSPPAMPIGN, encoded by the coding sequence ATGACTTTTTTTAATTTCAATCCCAGCGATCTAATGAGCTTTTATCTCACCCTGTTCAGGGTGAGTATTGTGCTGTTTTTACTCCCTTTTTTCGGAGGAAACTCTATCCCCAAAACAGTTAAGGCCGCACTTACCATTGTTTTGACGCTTGGCATCTGGCCCCATGTAACCTTTGAAGGAAGCCTCATGCCAGCAAGTCCTTACAATATTGCCCTGATGATTCTGGGAGAAATGGTACTCGGGCTGGTCATGGGAATCTCCGTTCATGTCATGTTTGCAGCAATCCAGACAGGTGGTAACCTCATCGGGGTTCAGATGGGTTTCTCAATGGTTAACGTCCTCGACCCGCTAACCGGAACCAACGAAGCTGTCACCGCCCACTTCCTATATATGTGTGCGATTCTGGTTTTCCTGAGTATCAACGGACACCTTTACTTGATGTCTGCTATGGTAGAGAGCTTCAAATATATTCCACCGGGCCAGATCTTCATCTCATCCACTCTGACCAGCCAGATCATGTCTATTTCGAAAGACCTGTTTGTTCTTGCTGTAAAAGTAGCATCACCAATTATCGCAACCATTTTCGTTGTTGACCTCGGCCTTGCCTTGATCAGTAAAATGGCTCCCCAGATGAACGTACTCATGCTCGGTTTTCCTCTCAAAATTTTAGCAGGCTTCTTTGTTCTCAGTCTCGTATTCACTGTTCTCTCACTGCATGTGGGAGAATTTGTGGCTGACCTGCCCAAATATTTATTAAGCATAATTAAAGCCGGCAGCCCGCCAGCCATGCCAATCGGTAACTAG
- the flhB gene encoding flagellar biosynthesis protein FlhB, giving the protein MSKDPSKTEKATPKRIDKARKDGSVAKGEEMGKIMTLIAGVICLRAIMDMYYEQFYEIFQWFFTKGIFIDLDKQSVYQLFQWCSQKLALILLPLFLFIAFIAFLVLRLQVGKLWTTKVFKPKFSKMFNLVQGFKRLIFNVKTIIRLVKSLLFAIIVGIAPYIIIKNEVGNFLPLFYSSAHELAIYMLQIGYKMVTYTMLPMLVLALADLWYQRYNYQEEMKMTKDEVKDERKQAEGDPKIKQQQKQKMMAILQQRMMAEVPNADVVITNPTHYAIALKYDPMVAPAPLVLAKGMNKVAERIKEVARENKVPIRENKPLAQALYKQVEIGDIIPEELYKAVAAILAKLNKFTRK; this is encoded by the coding sequence ATGTCTAAAGATCCTAGTAAAACTGAGAAGGCGACACCCAAACGGATAGATAAAGCCCGGAAAGACGGGAGTGTCGCCAAAGGTGAGGAAATGGGCAAAATAATGACCCTTATTGCAGGTGTAATCTGCCTGCGGGCCATTATGGACATGTACTACGAACAATTCTATGAAATATTCCAATGGTTTTTTACCAAAGGCATATTCATTGATTTGGATAAACAATCTGTTTACCAGCTTTTTCAATGGTGCTCTCAAAAACTGGCTCTCATACTGCTCCCACTATTCCTGTTTATCGCCTTCATAGCCTTTCTTGTTCTGCGCCTTCAGGTCGGCAAATTATGGACCACGAAAGTATTCAAACCCAAATTCTCAAAGATGTTCAATCTGGTGCAAGGGTTTAAGAGACTGATATTTAATGTCAAAACAATAATCAGACTCGTTAAAAGTCTGCTTTTCGCCATCATAGTAGGAATCGCACCCTACATAATCATCAAGAATGAAGTGGGAAACTTCCTGCCTCTCTTTTATTCCAGTGCCCATGAACTGGCCATCTACATGCTGCAGATCGGCTACAAAATGGTCACTTACACCATGCTGCCTATGCTGGTTCTTGCTTTAGCCGACCTCTGGTATCAGCGCTACAATTACCAGGAAGAAATGAAAATGACCAAAGATGAAGTAAAAGACGAGCGCAAACAGGCTGAAGGTGACCCGAAGATCAAACAGCAACAGAAGCAAAAAATGATGGCAATCCTCCAGCAACGCATGATGGCCGAAGTTCCTAATGCTGATGTAGTCATCACCAACCCGACCCACTACGCCATTGCCTTGAAGTACGATCCTATGGTAGCCCCAGCACCATTGGTCCTTGCCAAAGGGATGAATAAAGTTGCTGAGCGAATCAAAGAAGTAGCCCGCGAAAACAAAGTGCCGATCCGAGAAAATAAACCTTTGGCACAGGCCTTGTATAAACAGGTTGAGATCGGTGACATCATTCCGGAAGAACTCTATAAGGCAGTTGCGGCTATACTTGCCAAGTTGAACAAATTTACCCGCAAATAA
- the flhA gene encoding flagellar biosynthesis protein FlhA, which yields MAESKSINYQKFAKQGDILLAGGVVVILFVMLIPLPTMFIDFMLSVSISLGLVILITSMFLQSPLEFSIFPSLLLVTTLLRLALNVATTRAILLHGDEGTSAAGSVIQSFGEFVVGGNYVIGIVIFMILFILNKTVIVQGTTRIAEVAARFTLDAMPGKQMAIEADLNSGLIDEDEARSQRENLRRESDFYGAMDGAGKFVQGDVNAGMLITAINIIGGILIGVLQKGMHWTDAAQTYTLLTIGDGLVSTIPSLIISTSAGIIVSRAAAEAKMGEEFIGQLTFHSRALKLVSIILVVFGIVPGMPTIPFLCLAAIIYGISLLGRDTEAEEQKEEEKAQKAKAEQPSLDSPEEVQALLPLDSLELEVGYGLIPLVDEEQSGNLLSRIRSIRRQYALDMGVIIPSLHLRDNLQLKPGEYRVLIKGNAVASAEILIDHQLAMDPGDAKHRIKGIETVEPAFNLPAIWIPDTQKEEAMLAGYTVVDPSTVIATHLTEVFRRNLGEFLGRQETQDLLDNLSKRAPKAVEDLVPNILSLGVVQKVLQNLVRENVSIRDLLTIVEALADYGPSIQDPNQLTEYVRSHMSRTIIKPYLASDGSLPIMTFGPNVDAKLNDAVRSSENGGFLALDPGSAQQLIQSVNATAEGVLETDGQPVLLCTPQLRSHLAQLMVRFLPTIPVISQAEIPASVRIMSAGTVEF from the coding sequence ATGGCCGAATCAAAATCGATAAATTACCAGAAATTTGCCAAGCAGGGCGATATCCTCCTCGCGGGCGGCGTTGTTGTCATTCTCTTCGTCATGCTCATTCCCCTGCCGACAATGTTTATCGACTTCATGCTCAGTGTAAGTATTTCACTGGGACTGGTAATTCTGATTACCTCCATGTTCCTGCAATCACCCCTTGAATTTTCCATTTTCCCTTCACTTCTGCTGGTAACCACCCTGCTCCGACTGGCTCTAAACGTAGCCACCACACGCGCCATCCTTCTTCACGGGGATGAAGGTACATCGGCTGCAGGTAGTGTTATTCAGAGTTTCGGTGAATTTGTTGTCGGTGGTAACTATGTCATCGGTATCGTCATATTTATGATTTTGTTCATCCTGAACAAAACAGTTATCGTACAGGGTACAACACGTATTGCGGAAGTTGCCGCACGATTCACTCTTGACGCAATGCCCGGTAAACAGATGGCGATTGAAGCTGACCTTAACTCCGGTCTTATCGATGAAGATGAAGCAAGATCCCAGCGAGAAAACCTCCGCCGCGAATCAGACTTTTACGGTGCCATGGACGGTGCCGGTAAGTTTGTACAGGGGGACGTTAACGCAGGTATGCTCATCACCGCCATTAACATCATCGGCGGAATTCTTATCGGTGTACTGCAAAAAGGAATGCACTGGACCGACGCAGCACAGACCTACACCCTGCTGACCATCGGTGACGGTCTCGTATCAACTATCCCTTCACTGATCATCTCCACCTCCGCCGGTATCATCGTTTCCCGTGCAGCAGCAGAAGCCAAGATGGGTGAAGAATTCATCGGACAGCTTACTTTTCATTCTAGGGCACTCAAGCTGGTATCCATCATTCTTGTGGTATTCGGGATTGTCCCCGGAATGCCCACCATTCCTTTCCTCTGCCTTGCTGCGATTATTTATGGAATATCTCTCCTCGGCCGCGACACTGAAGCAGAAGAGCAGAAGGAAGAAGAAAAAGCACAAAAAGCCAAGGCCGAACAGCCTTCACTGGACAGCCCGGAAGAAGTTCAGGCACTGCTGCCTCTAGACTCGCTGGAACTGGAAGTCGGCTACGGCCTCATCCCATTGGTTGATGAAGAACAGAGCGGCAACCTGCTTTCACGTATCCGCTCCATCCGCCGACAGTACGCACTCGATATGGGTGTCATTATCCCGTCACTGCACCTGCGTGACAACCTGCAGCTCAAGCCCGGTGAATACCGCGTGCTCATTAAAGGCAACGCTGTGGCCTCTGCTGAGATTCTCATCGACCACCAGCTGGCTATGGACCCGGGTGACGCAAAACACAGAATTAAAGGTATTGAAACAGTCGAGCCTGCATTCAACCTTCCTGCTATCTGGATTCCCGATACCCAGAAAGAAGAAGCAATGCTTGCCGGATACACAGTTGTCGACCCCTCAACTGTTATCGCAACTCACCTTACCGAAGTATTCCGCCGCAACCTCGGTGAATTCCTCGGCAGACAGGAAACACAGGATCTGCTGGACAACCTTTCTAAACGCGCTCCCAAGGCTGTTGAAGACCTCGTTCCTAACATCCTCTCCCTCGGCGTGGTTCAGAAGGTGCTCCAGAACCTCGTTCGCGAAAACGTATCAATTCGCGACCTGCTGACTATTGTTGAAGCACTGGCTGACTACGGTCCCTCCATTCAGGACCCGAACCAGCTGACAGAATACGTCCGCTCCCACATGAGCAGAACTATTATAAAGCCTTACCTTGCCAGTGACGGCAGCCTGCCCATCATGACCTTCGGCCCCAATGTGGATGCCAAGCTTAATGATGCGGTTCGTTCATCCGAAAACGGTGGTTTTCTGGCCCTTGATCCCGGCAGTGCCCAGCAGCTCATTCAAAGCGTTAATGCAACCGCTGAAGGTGTACTGGAAACTGACGGTCAACCGGTCCTCTTGTGTACTCCTCAACTGAGAAGCCACTTGGCACAACTGATGGTACGCTTCTTGCCTACAATCCCTGTAATATCGCAGGCCGAGATTCCTGCGAGCGTAAGAATCATGTCTGCGGGTACCGTAGAGTTCTAA
- a CDS encoding flagellar biosynthesis protein FlhF, with the protein MRVKTFRGSSTAAVFADIKAEFGDNAIILSNKSVEEDGRKIHEIMVGVDGQEEAVPAQETRDEVIDAAMNNIPDWNQEWNQIKGHMMALLKPQMNLNLLAPRQRLALEYLEREGVENKVILDLFQQLRGDKSKAILPELEKIAPVRALDSKNWPQKFQALAGPHGAGKTSTIIRLALKEKKENPTARICLASADQGQGKGRLVLRHYADLSGLEFRELASREDFAKLIGESRKFDRVFIDLPGLGGNAELEGWLTACGMHGPCDLAVHLVLNPYYAPAQYTAFLKKFQSSKVKSLIWTKLDEACNYGALVNTSYESGLPVSLLSYGSGLRNSMQPACEKDFWRLVFKHQLPVQEKMNFAKAV; encoded by the coding sequence ATGCGGGTAAAAACATTCAGAGGTAGCAGCACTGCAGCGGTCTTCGCCGACATCAAAGCGGAATTCGGCGACAACGCTATTATCCTCAGCAACAAATCAGTTGAAGAGGACGGCCGCAAGATCCATGAGATCATGGTCGGCGTTGACGGTCAGGAAGAAGCTGTTCCGGCGCAGGAGACAAGGGACGAAGTCATTGATGCCGCAATGAACAACATCCCGGACTGGAATCAGGAGTGGAACCAGATCAAGGGACATATGATGGCCCTGCTGAAGCCGCAGATGAACCTGAACCTGCTTGCTCCCCGCCAGCGCCTCGCACTGGAATACCTTGAGAGAGAAGGTGTTGAAAACAAGGTCATCCTTGATCTCTTTCAACAGCTTCGCGGCGACAAGTCCAAAGCCATCCTGCCCGAACTGGAAAAAATAGCTCCTGTCCGCGCACTGGACTCAAAGAATTGGCCCCAGAAATTTCAGGCCCTCGCCGGACCGCACGGCGCAGGCAAAACCTCCACTATTATCCGCCTCGCACTTAAGGAAAAGAAAGAAAACCCCACAGCACGCATCTGTCTTGCCTCTGCTGATCAAGGACAAGGTAAAGGGCGTCTTGTCCTGCGCCACTACGCAGACCTTTCGGGGCTCGAATTCAGGGAACTGGCCAGTCGCGAAGATTTTGCCAAACTTATCGGTGAAAGCCGGAAATTTGACAGAGTCTTCATCGACCTCCCCGGTCTGGGCGGAAATGCAGAACTGGAAGGCTGGCTTACAGCATGCGGCATGCACGGTCCCTGCGATCTGGCAGTACATCTGGTACTGAACCCATATTACGCTCCGGCGCAATACACAGCTTTCCTTAAAAAATTCCAATCTTCAAAAGTAAAAAGCCTCATCTGGACCAAACTTGATGAGGCATGCAACTACGGAGCACTGGTCAACACTTCTTATGAAAGCGGCCTACCGGTTTCCCTACTGTCTTACGGCTCAGGATTAAGAAACAGCATGCAGCCGGCCTGTGAAAAAGACTTCTGGAGACTGGTCTTCAAACACCAGCTTCCAGTGCAGGAAAAAATGAATTTCGCTAAAGCGGTTTAA
- a CDS encoding MinD/ParA family protein: MNSNLPMVFSVTSGKGGVGKTNVSVNLAYNLSRMGKKVLLLDADLGLANVDVLLGIAPKYNLFHLFHEGTGIREVLHKTDYGFDILPASSGVSDMVSLSTGQKLDLLEAMDHLEEEIDYLIVDTGAGINDNVLYFNLAVQERLLVLTPEPTSLTDAYALIKVMKLHHGVDKFKVLVNMAPDMKGAKEVFKKLYMACDHFLSGVSLDLVGVIPRDPNMRQAVIKQTPLCKIAPSSPACTQIAETAKRITKWKATSELDGNIKFFWKKLLFQEQSVA, translated from the coding sequence ATGAATTCCAATCTTCCCATGGTATTTTCAGTAACCTCCGGTAAGGGGGGCGTAGGCAAGACGAACGTTTCCGTAAACCTGGCCTACAACTTAAGCCGCATGGGCAAGAAAGTCTTGCTGCTGGATGCAGACCTCGGCCTCGCCAACGTTGACGTCCTGCTGGGCATTGCTCCCAAGTACAACCTTTTCCATCTCTTTCACGAAGGGACTGGTATCAGGGAAGTTCTTCACAAGACCGATTACGGATTCGACATCCTCCCTGCTTCTTCCGGCGTGAGTGACATGGTATCCCTTTCTACCGGCCAGAAACTGGACCTGCTGGAAGCAATGGACCACCTTGAAGAAGAGATCGACTACCTGATCGTTGATACCGGTGCAGGAATCAACGACAACGTTCTCTACTTCAACCTTGCAGTTCAGGAACGCCTTCTGGTACTGACCCCGGAACCGACCTCCCTTACTGACGCATATGCGCTTATTAAAGTCATGAAACTGCATCACGGGGTTGACAAATTCAAGGTTCTGGTAAACATGGCACCGGACATGAAAGGAGCCAAAGAAGTTTTCAAGAAACTCTATATGGCCTGTGACCATTTCCTTAGCGGAGTTTCTTTGGATCTGGTGGGAGTTATCCCCCGCGATCCCAACATGAGGCAGGCTGTCATCAAGCAGACTCCTCTGTGTAAGATTGCACCTTCAAGCCCGGCTTGTACCCAGATTGCTGAGACCGCTAAAAGAATAACCAAATGGAAAGCGACATCCGAGCTAGATGGTAATATCAAGTTCTTCTGGAAAAAACTCCTCTTCCAAGAACAGTCCGTGGCTTAA
- a CDS encoding FliA/WhiG family RNA polymerase sigma factor has translation MVISSSSGKNSSSKNSPWLNLESGSTGWEDFSPSDQEAIVRHYSPKIRIIALRMKAKLPQNVELGELISAGSLGLVESLGKFRPELKIKFETYAENRIKGAMLDELRRMDWFSRGLRQKVKTIENCIREIEHETGEKPTSAQLEEATGFSAKEVQQGLEALQNQLCVNLDAFNDNIPSNKDSQLDDEPFQSAVFQETVDKVADLIDNLTPREKLVLSLYYGEELNMKETSEVMEITEGRVSQLHSQALKKLRKMFHDKYSTEP, from the coding sequence ATGGTAATATCAAGTTCTTCTGGAAAAAACTCCTCTTCCAAGAACAGTCCGTGGCTTAATTTAGAGTCCGGATCTACTGGTTGGGAAGATTTTTCTCCCTCAGATCAAGAGGCGATAGTACGGCATTACTCACCGAAAATCCGTATTATCGCGCTCCGTATGAAAGCCAAGCTCCCGCAGAATGTGGAGCTGGGAGAGCTTATCAGTGCCGGAAGTTTAGGGCTTGTCGAATCACTTGGAAAATTTCGCCCTGAACTGAAGATCAAGTTCGAAACATACGCTGAAAACCGTATCAAAGGCGCCATGCTCGATGAATTGCGGCGCATGGACTGGTTTTCACGCGGACTGCGCCAAAAAGTTAAGACAATCGAGAACTGCATTCGCGAGATTGAGCACGAGACAGGCGAAAAACCTACCAGTGCTCAGCTTGAGGAAGCAACCGGATTTTCCGCCAAGGAAGTCCAGCAGGGACTCGAAGCCCTCCAGAATCAGCTTTGCGTCAATCTCGACGCATTTAACGACAATATTCCAAGCAACAAAGATTCCCAGCTTGATGATGAGCCGTTCCAGTCTGCAGTTTTTCAAGAAACAGTAGACAAGGTAGCTGATCTGATTGATAATTTGACGCCGAGGGAAAAACTGGTATTATCACTGTACTACGGGGAGGAACTCAATATGAAAGAGACCTCCGAAGTAATGGAAATTACAGAAGGCAGGGTATCCCAATTACACTCTCAGGCCTTGAAAAAATTGAGAAAAATGTTCCACGATAAATATTCTACGGAACCTTAA
- a CDS encoding chemotaxis response regulator CheY, whose translation MAIDYSMKVLVVDDFATMRRIIKNILRQIGFTNIVEADDGTTAWETLNKDDSIQFIVSDWNMPQMTGIELLRKVRASEEFADIPFLMVTAEAQQENIIEAVQAKVSNYIVKPFTPDTLGQKINKIFE comes from the coding sequence ATGGCGATTGATTACTCTATGAAAGTTCTTGTTGTGGATGACTTCGCAACCATGCGTCGTATTATTAAAAACATCCTCCGCCAGATCGGCTTCACCAACATTGTGGAAGCTGACGACGGAACAACTGCCTGGGAAACCCTGAACAAAGATGACAGCATCCAGTTCATCGTTTCCGACTGGAACATGCCCCAGATGACCGGCATTGAACTGCTGCGTAAAGTAAGAGCCAGTGAAGAGTTCGCCGATATTCCTTTCCTGATGGTTACTGCAGAAGCTCAGCAGGAGAACATCATTGAAGCTGTTCAGGCCAAGGTTTCCAACTACATTGTTAAGCCTTTCACCCCTGATACCCTCGGTCAGAAAATTAATAAGATTTTTGAATAA
- a CDS encoding flagellar basal body-associated FliL family protein produces the protein MLFLAVDDIDDSESGEDTQSSAPASKAAQKVELDLDDAPFLEDEDEEDDIPEDEPEELEALEEEPAEKKPKTKLFIFIGIGVIILLLVAILVKLFFFDSPAPPPKEETAVEETVEEIPMEAPDDTPPPPPEEPGVTLLRMDPFWIEQKDKDERTRFLIARFAMTTTDERVVAEYGRKTLILRDAVYFYLKNKDLQFLADEKNVEKLKKDLLMVINQYIVAGEFEKILFEEYLVR, from the coding sequence ATGCTCTTCCTCGCTGTTGATGATATTGATGACTCTGAATCCGGGGAAGATACTCAATCTTCAGCCCCTGCCAGCAAGGCAGCTCAAAAGGTAGAGCTGGACCTTGATGATGCGCCTTTTCTTGAAGACGAGGACGAGGAAGACGATATTCCGGAGGATGAACCGGAAGAACTTGAGGCTCTTGAGGAAGAGCCGGCTGAAAAAAAACCGAAAACCAAACTCTTCATTTTTATCGGAATCGGAGTAATCATACTCCTGCTTGTTGCGATTCTGGTAAAACTTTTCTTTTTTGACTCTCCCGCACCACCTCCCAAGGAAGAAACTGCTGTAGAAGAAACAGTGGAAGAAATTCCCATGGAAGCCCCCGATGACACTCCTCCGCCTCCACCGGAAGAACCCGGTGTAACCCTGCTGCGCATGGACCCGTTCTGGATTGAACAGAAGGATAAGGACGAGCGTACAAGATTCCTGATAGCCAGATTTGCAATGACAACAACAGATGAACGTGTTGTTGCAGAATATGGACGCAAAACTCTCATCCTGCGCGATGCGGTCTACTTTTACCTCAAAAATAAAGATTTACAGTTTTTAGCCGATGAGAAGAATGTAGAGAAACTGAAAAAAGACCTGCTCATGGTGATCAACCAATACATTGTTGCAGGCGAATTTGAGAAAATCCTGTTTGAGGAGTATCTCGTGAGGTAA